A genomic segment from Balneola sp. encodes:
- a CDS encoding DUF58 domain-containing protein, producing MKAFLRSLYLSNRFFQLAALNAVLFVVGYFYTTFAAIAEVLLLVFGVLLLIDFLLLYRINGIQARRTLPQRFSNGDENPVSISITNNYAFSALVKLIDEIPSQFQQRDFNFSFLMKSGEELVKKYELRPTERGEYHFGSILVFAASQIGLLRRKYAFEEPAMIPVYPSFIQMRKFEMYAISNRLTDIGIKKIRRIGHTMEFDQIKEYVQGDDVRSINWKATARSQSLMVNQFQDERSQQVINVIDMGRVMKMPFDGLHLLDYAINTSLVLANISLIKDDKAGLVTFSHNSSTVVKPERRRVHIQRIQDALYNLETNFLESDFERLIISLRRHINQRSLVMLYTNFETVSSMKRQLPYLQRIAKDHLLVVVFFQNTELEAFIKDDPENVGEVYTKIVAEKFNYEKKEIVKALNRSGIQTILTPPKELSVNAINKYLELKARGLI from the coding sequence ATAAAGGCTTTTCTACGCTCTTTATATCTAAGCAATCGCTTCTTTCAGCTTGCTGCCTTAAATGCTGTGCTATTTGTAGTAGGGTATTTTTATACCACTTTTGCAGCTATTGCAGAAGTACTGCTCCTGGTGTTTGGAGTCTTATTGTTGATCGACTTTCTGCTTTTGTACCGAATAAATGGAATCCAAGCCAGAAGAACACTTCCCCAACGTTTTTCGAACGGCGATGAGAACCCCGTTTCTATTTCCATCACTAACAACTATGCATTTTCAGCTTTGGTCAAGTTGATAGATGAAATTCCTTCCCAATTCCAGCAAAGGGATTTCAACTTTTCTTTTTTGATGAAATCCGGAGAAGAACTCGTCAAAAAGTATGAGCTTCGACCAACTGAAAGAGGTGAATACCACTTTGGAAGTATTTTAGTTTTTGCGGCTTCGCAAATTGGTTTACTTCGAAGAAAATATGCTTTTGAAGAGCCTGCTATGATTCCGGTGTATCCTTCCTTTATCCAGATGCGCAAATTTGAAATGTATGCCATCTCTAACCGGCTCACAGATATTGGAATCAAAAAAATACGACGTATCGGACATACCATGGAATTCGACCAGATCAAAGAGTATGTGCAAGGCGATGATGTTCGGTCCATAAACTGGAAGGCAACTGCGCGTTCTCAATCCTTGATGGTAAATCAATTTCAGGATGAGCGCTCCCAGCAAGTGATCAATGTAATTGATATGGGCAGGGTAATGAAAATGCCTTTCGACGGGTTACATCTACTGGATTATGCGATTAATACGAGCTTAGTATTGGCCAACATCTCCTTGATTAAAGACGACAAAGCTGGACTTGTCACTTTTTCACATAACAGCTCTACCGTTGTGAAGCCGGAACGGAGAAGGGTACATATACAACGTATCCAGGATGCGTTATACAACCTGGAGACAAATTTCCTGGAATCTGATTTTGAACGCTTAATCATTTCCCTGAGAAGACATATTAACCAGCGAAGCCTGGTGATGCTTTATACTAATTTTGAGACCGTCTCTTCTATGAAGCGACAACTCCCCTATTTGCAGCGTATTGCTAAAGATCATCTGCTCGTTGTGGTTTTCTTTCAAAACACTGAACTGGAAGCATTCATAAAGGATGATCCGGAAAATGTAGGCGAAGTATATACTAAAATCGTAGCAGAAAAATTTAATTACGAAAAAAAGGAAATCGTCAAGGCATTAAACCGAAGTGGGATCCAAACCATCCTTACTCCTCCTAAAGAACTCTCAGTAAATGCTATCAACAAATATCTTGAGTTGAAAGCAAGAGGGCTAATTTAA
- a CDS encoding MoxR family ATPase, which produces MSIDDQTPDEQQSETLQTSEDTNESSFQSRIDLSGINSLVQKIREEVGKVIVGQHQMIDLLITALLAEGHVLIEGVPGVAKTLTTKLLAQVIDSDFSRIQFTPDLMPADVIGTSVFNPKTTEFDFKKGPVFSNLVLIDEINRSPAKTQAALFEVMEEKQITVDGTTYLMDSPFMVIATQNPIEHEGTYRLPEAQLDRFLFKIEVPYPSLEEEVNIIAGSYGRKNKLDIASLNKVINSKEIEEQRALVSQVHVEEALMNYIAQIIQNTRNSSSLSIGASPRASVYVMRACQAWAAIQGRDFIAPEDVKYVIRHVLRHRVTLTPEKEMEGIRTDQVIQVILEKVEVPR; this is translated from the coding sequence ATGAGTATTGACGATCAAACTCCGGATGAACAGCAATCAGAAACGCTTCAAACTAGTGAGGATACTAATGAAAGTTCGTTTCAATCACGTATTGATCTAAGTGGAATTAATTCCCTGGTGCAGAAGATCAGAGAAGAAGTGGGCAAGGTAATTGTCGGACAACATCAAATGATTGATTTGCTGATCACCGCTTTGCTTGCAGAAGGACATGTGTTAATTGAGGGAGTGCCCGGAGTAGCAAAAACACTTACAACCAAACTTCTTGCTCAGGTAATAGATTCTGACTTCTCGCGAATACAGTTTACCCCTGATTTAATGCCTGCCGATGTAATAGGTACTTCTGTATTCAACCCTAAAACCACTGAGTTTGATTTCAAAAAAGGCCCCGTTTTTTCGAATCTGGTTTTAATCGATGAAATCAATCGGTCTCCTGCTAAAACTCAGGCTGCCCTTTTTGAAGTAATGGAAGAGAAGCAAATTACCGTTGATGGAACTACTTATCTAATGGACTCTCCGTTTATGGTAATTGCTACCCAGAACCCAATTGAACATGAAGGAACATATCGATTGCCAGAAGCTCAGCTCGATCGTTTCTTGTTCAAAATTGAAGTGCCTTACCCAAGCCTTGAAGAAGAAGTAAATATTATAGCTGGTAGCTATGGGCGTAAAAATAAGCTTGATATAGCTTCACTAAATAAGGTGATTAACTCTAAGGAAATTGAAGAGCAACGAGCCTTAGTTAGCCAGGTACATGTTGAAGAGGCACTCATGAATTACATTGCTCAGATAATTCAGAATACTCGAAATAGTAGTTCTCTTTCTATTGGTGCTTCGCCAAGAGCTTCAGTATATGTAATGAGAGCGTGCCAGGCATGGGCTGCAATTCAAGGCCGGGATTTCATCGCTCCCGAAGACGTAAAGTATGTAATTAGACATGTACTAAGACATCGGGTAACCCTTACTCCCGAAAAAGAAATGGAAGGAATAAGGACCGACCAGGTAATTCAGGTAATTCTCGAAAAAGTGGAGGTACCTCGATAA